In the genome of Gemmatimonadales bacterium, one region contains:
- the ftcD gene encoding glutamate formimidoyltransferase, producing the protein MPALIECVPNFSEGRDSEVIRRIAARLGSVDGAALLNVDPGKATNRTVMTIAGAPEAVVEAAFRGIAEAAELIDMRRHTGEHPRMGATDVCPLVPISGITMKETADLARKLAERVGRELRIPVYAYEAAQPDPLRKNLSVIRAGEYEGFEQKMKQPAWTPDFGPATFNAKSGATVIGARDFLVAFNVNLNTTSTRRANAIAFDVREAGRPKREGHPLTGKIVNDESGQPVMIPGSLKAVKAIGWFIPEYGVAQVSMNLVDLTTTPIHVAFDEVCRAAEARGVRVTGSELVGLVPLAALLDAGRHYLRKQQRSVGVSEGELIKIAVKSLGLDELAPFKPEERIIEYRLRNDADRRLVRMTLEEFTDVTASESVAPGGGSVAAAVGALGAALGTMVANLSAHKRGWDERWEEFSKWAEDGQHTKDELLRLVDADTRAFERVMEALGMPKGTNAEKAARSAALAAANLGALQVPWQVMQTAYHSFDLIRTMAEKGNPASASDAGVGALCARAAVRGAWLNVRTNASSMKDKSAIANVLADGIKLDAAAARLEAEILKIVEEKFA; encoded by the coding sequence ATGCCTGCCCTGATTGAATGCGTGCCCAACTTCTCCGAAGGACGCGACTCCGAGGTCATCCGGCGCATCGCGGCCCGCCTCGGGTCGGTGGATGGCGCCGCCCTCCTGAACGTCGACCCGGGTAAGGCCACCAATCGCACCGTCATGACCATCGCGGGGGCGCCCGAAGCGGTGGTTGAGGCCGCTTTTCGGGGCATCGCCGAGGCGGCGGAGTTGATCGACATGCGCCGGCACACAGGCGAGCACCCGCGGATGGGGGCCACGGACGTCTGCCCGCTGGTCCCCATCTCCGGCATCACCATGAAGGAGACGGCGGACCTGGCCCGGAAGCTTGCGGAGCGGGTCGGTCGTGAACTCCGGATTCCGGTCTACGCCTATGAAGCCGCGCAGCCTGATCCCCTGCGCAAGAATCTCTCGGTCATTCGTGCCGGGGAGTACGAAGGATTTGAACAGAAGATGAAGCAGCCGGCGTGGACGCCGGACTTTGGGCCGGCCACATTCAATGCGAAAAGCGGCGCCACTGTCATCGGCGCCCGCGACTTCCTCGTGGCCTTCAACGTCAATCTCAACACCACCTCGACCCGGCGCGCCAACGCCATCGCCTTCGACGTGCGCGAGGCGGGCCGCCCGAAGCGCGAAGGCCATCCGCTGACGGGCAAGATCGTGAACGACGAATCGGGCCAGCCGGTCATGATTCCCGGGTCGCTCAAGGCCGTGAAGGCCATCGGGTGGTTCATTCCCGAGTACGGCGTCGCCCAGGTGTCGATGAACCTGGTCGACCTGACCACCACCCCGATCCACGTCGCCTTCGACGAGGTGTGTCGGGCCGCCGAGGCGCGGGGCGTTCGGGTGACGGGGAGCGAGTTGGTCGGGCTGGTGCCGCTGGCCGCCCTCCTCGATGCGGGCCGCCACTACCTGCGCAAGCAGCAGCGCTCGGTCGGCGTATCCGAGGGCGAGTTGATCAAGATCGCCGTCAAGTCGCTCGGGCTCGATGAACTGGCTCCGTTCAAGCCGGAAGAGCGGATCATCGAGTATCGGCTCCGAAACGACGCAGATCGCCGGCTGGTGCGGATGACGCTCGAGGAATTCACCGATGTAACGGCCTCGGAGTCGGTGGCGCCCGGCGGCGGCTCGGTCGCCGCAGCGGTCGGCGCGCTTGGCGCCGCGCTCGGCACCATGGTGGCCAACCTCTCGGCCCACAAGCGGGGATGGGACGAGCGGTGGGAAGAGTTCTCGAAGTGGGCGGAGGACGGGCAGCACACCAAGGACGAGCTGCTGCGACTGGTGGACGCGGACACGCGCGCCTTCGAGCGCGTCATGGAAGCGCTCGGCATGCCCAAGGGGACCAACGCCGAGAAGGCTGCGCGAAGCGCGGCGCTGGCCGCCGCCAACCTGGGGGCGCTGCAGGTGCCGTGGCAGGTGATGCAGACCGCCTATCACTCGTTTGACCTCATCCGCACGATGGCGGAGAAGGGCAATCCCGCGTCCGCGTCGGATGCCGGGGTCGGCGCGCTTTGCGCCCGCGCGGCCGTGCGCGGTGCCTGGCTGAATGTGCGCACCAACGCCAGCAGCATGAAGGACAAGTCGGCCATTGCCAACGTCCTGGCCGATGGGATCAAGCTGGATGCGGCGGCCGCGCGGCTGGAGGCGGAGATCCTGAAAATCGTCGAAGAGAAGTTTGCCTGA
- a CDS encoding PadR family transcriptional regulator — MADTVTLLRGALDALVLKALTWGPTHGYGVARWIESVTDDALRIEEGSLYPALYRIERRGWIESEWGVSDSGRKAKFYRLTPAGRAQLQAETHNFTRFARAIFKAFDATPDAA; from the coding sequence ATGGCCGATACCGTAACCCTCCTGCGCGGGGCGCTCGATGCCTTGGTCCTCAAGGCCCTGACCTGGGGGCCCACCCACGGCTACGGGGTGGCGCGGTGGATTGAGTCTGTGACCGACGACGCCCTCCGCATCGAGGAGGGCTCCCTCTACCCTGCCCTGTACCGCATCGAGCGGCGGGGCTGGATCGAGAGCGAATGGGGCGTCTCCGACTCGGGACGCAAGGCGAAGTTCTACCGCCTGACCCCGGCTGGGCGCGCCCAGTTGCAGGCCGAGACCCACAATTTCACCAGGTTTGCGCGCGCCATCTTCAAGGCCTTCGACGCGACTCCTGATGCGGCCTGA